A region from the Kazachstania africana CBS 2517 chromosome 11, complete genome genome encodes:
- the MRP21 gene encoding mitochondrial 37S ribosomal protein bS21m (similar to Saccharomyces cerevisiae MRP21 (YBL090W); ancestral locus Anc_7.421), translated as MFKHNGLSKFLLLRRQFERDFSTTIVRCQTDADVPVDILRSHFITRGRNNSALSGRYSSLEKETKKNDFSNMNEQIRERVSSFRNFGVKTGRTVEVFNSDTATACRRLNTIMNGNQIAQDRRKQRFYMKPGKKAELKRAERHRRDFMKGFKQLIDIVKDAKRKGY; from the coding sequence ATGTTTAAACATAACGGACTCTCGAAGTTTCTGTTGTTGCGGAGGCAATTTGAAAGGGATTTCTCAACAACAATAGTACGATGCCAGACAGATGCTGATGTCCCTGTTGATATATTGCGGTCACATTTCATAACGAGAGGTAGAAATAATTCTGCTCTCAGTGGTAGATACTCTTCTCTGGAGAAggaaacaaaaaagaatGATTTTAGTAACATGAACGAACAAATTAGAGAACGTGTTTCGTCATTCAGGAATTTTGGTGTCAAGACGGGAAGGACCGTGGAAGTCTTCAATTCTGACACTGCAACTGCCTGTAGAAGACTCAATACGATAATGAACGGCAATCAAATTGCCCAAGATAGAAGAAAACAGAGGTTTTACATGAAACCAGGGAAGAAAGCTGAGCTTAAGAGGGCAGAACGTCATAGAAGGGATTTCATGAAGGGTTTCAAACAGTTGATTGATATAGTGAAAGATGCGAAGAGAAAAGGTTATTGA
- the RPL23B gene encoding 60S ribosomal protein uL14 (similar to Saccharomyces cerevisiae RPL23A (YBL087C) and RPL23B (YER117W); ancestral locus Anc_7.417), whose product MSGNGAQGTKFRISLGLPTGAIMNCADNTGARNLYIIAVKGSGSRLNRLPAASLGDMVMATVKKGKPELRKKVMPAIVVRQSKSWRRKDGVYLYFEDNAGVIANPKGEMKGSAITGPVGKECADLWPRVASNSGVVV is encoded by the exons atgTCAGGTAACGGTGCTCAAGGTACTAAATTCAGAATTTCT TTAGGTTTACCAACTGGTGCCATCATGAATTGTGCTGATAACACTGGTGCTAGAAACTTATACATCATTGCTGTTAAAGGTTCTGGTTCTAGATTAAACAGATTACCAGCTGCTTCTTTAGGTGATATGGTTATGGCTACCGTTAAGAAGGGTAAGCCAGAATTAAGAAAGAAGGTCATGCCAGCTATCGTTGTCCGTCAATCCAAGTCTTGGAGAAGAAAGGACGGTGTCTACTTATACTTTGAAGACAACGCCGGTGTCATTGCTAACCCAAAGGGTGAAATGAAGGGTTCCGCCATCACTGGTCCAGTCGGTAAGGAATGTGCCGATTTATGGCCAAGAGTTGCTTCTAACTCTGGTGTTGTTGTTTAA
- the SHO1 gene encoding osmosensor SHO1 (similar to Saccharomyces cerevisiae SHO1 (YER118C); ancestral locus Anc_7.419): MVFLSGSQARAHRSRNRIDHTFSLGNLFGDPFAIASILAATISWIIALSGSIAAASSNESFPRFTWWGIAYQFLLLCLMVVFYCYDVISYYKSFLTAAMGVALVYNTNSATNLIYSDGSKKAAASAGVILLSIINIIWMFYYGGDNASPTNKWIDSYSLHGMKPSPYEITLLRARRRSSKIPQRRNNRDVPNSNAYTDVSPQNYVSSTALADFENTEPSYAVNNNAPFTEIPQSTNEDTFLSMPSNGNTESTMGDTLGLYSDIADDNFAYVAKALYSYQADESDQYEISFEQGEILRVSDIEGRWWKAKRENGETGIIPSNYVQLINSETNI; encoded by the coding sequence ATGGTATTTTTAAGTGGATCTCAGGCCAGAGCTCATAGATCTAGAAATAGGATAGATCATACGTTTAGTCTCGGAAATTTGTTCGGTGATCCCTTCGCAATAGCGTCTATATTGGCCGCAACAATATCATGGATTATAGCATTATCCGGCTCCATAGCGGCTgcatcttcaaatgaatcGTTTCCAAGGTTTACCTGGTGGGGAATAGCATATCAGTTTTTACTATTATGTCTAATGGTAGTATTTTATTGTTACGATGTCATAAGTTATTATAAGTCTTTCCTAACTGCTGCTATGGGAGTCGCTCTCGTTTATAACACTAATAGTGCTacaaatttaatttattcagATGGCTCTAAAAAAGCTGCAGCATCAGCAGGTGTAATCTTATTATCCattatcaatataataTGGATGTTTTATTATGGTGGTGATAACGCATCTCCAACCAATAAATGGATCGATTCATACTCTTTACATGGCATGAAACCATCTCCATACGAAATTACATTGTTAAGAGCCCGTCGACGTTCGAGCAAAATTCcacaaagaagaaataacaGAGATGTACCTAATTCAAATGCTTATACCGATGTATCGCCTCAAAATTATGTTTCATCAACAGCTTTAgcagattttgaaaatacaGAACCATCATATGCGGTGAATAATAATGCGCCATTCACAGAAATACCTCAAAGCACTAACGAGGACACATTTTTGTCCATGCCTTCCAATGGAAACACCGAATCTACTATGGGTGACACATTGGGTCTCTATAGTGATATTGCAGATGACAACTTTGCATATGTAGCCAAGGCGCTATATTCGTATCAAGCTGATGAATCAGATCAATACGAGATATCATTTGAACAAGGTGAAATTTTAAGAGTCAGCGACATTGAAGGTAGGTGGTGGAAGGCGAAGAGAGAAAATGGTGAAACTGGTATCATACCTAGTAACTACGTTCAACTAATAAACTCAGAAACGAATATATAA